In Coleofasciculus chthonoplastes PCC 7420, the following proteins share a genomic window:
- a CDS encoding glycosyltransferase family 39 protein: MPKKHNYNVRLSKNPWHLLIIVLLVLGIFFRFANLEQKPYWGDESLTSQRISGYTDEDFQAIVLQGEEMKVVEIQDYQRPSPKRGLMDAINAFVKHGEHPPLYYLMARFWMQLFQNVVTTPRSLSAVISVVAMPCIYLLCWELFESSLIGWVAIGLLAISPLQILYAQEARQYSLWTVTILLSSWALLRAMRLHSKLNWGVYAVTLALGFYTHLISVIVAIGHGIYVVVHESFRFSKTLIAYLLASLAGCLLFLPWIGVMIADSQVENPSPGWSKTPTPLPSLVQSWLVNISHIFVDLNDSFVYGNLWIYALTSILVLYAIYFLCNHTPKRVWLFVCLLIAVPALFLILPDLLGGGRRSTPLRYFIPSSLGIQIAVAYLISSKINPGVNVNNWQQKLWQLIIVVIVSSGVFSCALISQSDTWWTKGREYYHTEVAKIVNPTDQPLVIATWFDIRTLSHSLAPHVVLQDIRPLQEVNSVGKGFSNVFVYQSKAALDYLLEENPNYKIDKTWKWKRQTTPVNTTQTTLWKLKIGEENY; this comes from the coding sequence ATGCCCAAAAAGCATAACTATAACGTTAGGTTATCTAAAAATCCTTGGCATCTCTTAATTATTGTATTATTAGTTCTCGGTATATTCTTTCGATTTGCCAACCTGGAACAAAAACCCTATTGGGGTGATGAAAGCCTCACATCACAACGAATTTCTGGTTATACCGATGAAGATTTTCAGGCAATAGTTTTACAAGGCGAGGAAATGAAGGTAGTCGAAATCCAAGACTATCAACGTCCCAGTCCAAAAAGAGGCTTAATGGATGCCATAAATGCTTTTGTGAAACATGGCGAACATCCACCCCTCTATTACTTGATGGCGCGATTTTGGATGCAGTTATTTCAAAATGTTGTGACTACACCCAGAAGTTTGTCGGCTGTTATTAGCGTGGTGGCAATGCCTTGCATATATTTACTGTGTTGGGAACTATTTGAGTCGTCATTAATTGGATGGGTTGCCATCGGACTTCTGGCGATTTCTCCCCTTCAGATACTCTATGCCCAAGAAGCACGGCAGTACAGCCTCTGGACAGTGACTATATTATTATCAAGCTGGGCATTGCTGCGAGCCATGCGTCTCCACAGTAAACTGAACTGGGGAGTTTATGCGGTAACTCTGGCACTGGGATTCTATACGCATCTGATTTCTGTAATCGTTGCGATTGGACATGGCATCTACGTGGTTGTCCATGAAAGCTTCCGATTTAGTAAAACGCTGATCGCTTACTTGCTGGCATCTTTGGCAGGGTGCTTACTTTTTCTCCCTTGGATTGGGGTGATGATCGCTGATTCACAAGTCGAAAATCCATCTCCAGGCTGGAGCAAAACACCTACACCACTGCCATCTTTAGTTCAAAGTTGGCTGGTGAATATTAGTCACATTTTTGTCGATTTAAATGATAGTTTTGTTTATGGGAACTTATGGATTTATGCCCTGACATCCATTCTCGTCTTATACGCTATTTACTTTTTATGTAATCACACACCCAAGCGGGTTTGGCTGTTTGTCTGTCTATTAATCGCAGTCCCCGCGTTATTTTTAATACTACCGGACTTATTAGGGGGAGGAAGACGCTCGACTCCGCTGCGATATTTTATCCCGTCTTCTTTGGGTATTCAGATAGCAGTTGCTTACCTAATTTCTAGTAAAATTAATCCGGGTGTAAATGTTAATAATTGGCAACAGAAGCTATGGCAGCTAATTATAGTTGTTATCGTTTCAAGTGGAGTTTTTTCTTGCGCCCTCATATCCCAATCAGATACATGGTGGACGAAAGGTCGAGAATACTATCATACTGAGGTGGCTAAGATTGTTAATCCAACAGACCAGCCCCTGGTTATAGCAACATGGTTCGATATCCGTACTCTCAGTCATTCACTGGCTCCCCATGTTGTTCTGCAAGATATTCGCCCGCTGCAAGAGGTTAATTCTGTAGGCAAGGGTTTCAGTAATGTATTCGTGTACCAGTCTAAAGCAGCATTGGACTATTTACTTGAAGAAAATCCCAACTATAAAATAGACAAAACCTGGAAATGGAAACGGCAAACAACCCCGGTTAATACAACTCAAACGACTCTATGGAAATTAAAGATTGGAGAGGAAAATTATTAA
- a CDS encoding pyrroline-5-carboxylate reductase family protein has protein sequence MSIKLGIIGGGVMGEAILSRLIAQQVYRPDQVLVSDPQAQRREDLSQRYGVNVTSDNGVAAEAGEVLLLAIKPQVFKVVASGLVSNDDNHSPASENLPVVISILAGVSLTELEAVFEHQPVIRAMPNTPA, from the coding sequence GTGTCTATCAAACTTGGCATAATCGGCGGCGGGGTAATGGGAGAAGCGATCTTATCCCGCCTGATCGCACAGCAAGTTTATCGCCCTGATCAGGTGCTGGTTAGTGATCCCCAAGCCCAGCGACGAGAGGATTTAAGCCAGCGCTATGGGGTTAATGTAACCTCGGATAACGGGGTGGCGGCGGAAGCTGGCGAGGTTTTACTCTTGGCAATTAAACCTCAAGTGTTTAAGGTGGTAGCGAGTGGCTTGGTGTCAAACGATGACAATCATTCCCCAGCTTCCGAAAACTTGCCAGTGGTGATTTCGATTTTAGCGGGTGTGTCGTTAACGGAACTCGAAGCCGTATTTGAGCATCAGCCAGTCATTCGGGCGATGCCCAATACCCCAGC
- a CDS encoding cell division protein SepF, with the protein MNNIFNKLRDFVVGPNDPEYEYEYEDVDGETYQNLYQQEPPMPAPAEEERPPRRRVRERPVVGSDSGMGAVNMNNVIGMPGAVNGISEVAVIEPRSFEEMPQVIQALRERKSVVLNLTMMDPDQAQRAVDFVAGGTYAIDGHQERIGESIFLFTPSCVQVSTQSGVIHEVAEQTRASRSAPPPSWTSEPERMAQ; encoded by the coding sequence ATGAACAATATTTTTAACAAGCTGCGAGATTTTGTGGTCGGTCCGAATGATCCCGAATATGAGTATGAATACGAGGACGTGGATGGAGAGACGTATCAAAATCTATATCAGCAAGAACCACCTATGCCAGCGCCTGCGGAGGAAGAACGTCCTCCTCGACGTCGGGTTCGGGAACGTCCCGTTGTAGGATCGGATTCAGGAATGGGAGCGGTAAATATGAACAATGTGATTGGTATGCCGGGAGCGGTTAACGGGATTTCGGAAGTCGCCGTGATTGAGCCGCGTTCGTTTGAAGAAATGCCCCAGGTGATTCAAGCCCTGAGAGAGCGCAAGTCAGTGGTTTTAAATCTAACCATGATGGACCCTGATCAAGCTCAACGAGCAGTGGATTTTGTCGCTGGTGGAACGTATGCGATCGACGGTCATCAAGAACGCATTGGTGAGAGTATTTTCCTATTTACACCAAGCTGTGTACAAGTAAGCACTCAATCGGGTGTCATTCACGAAGTTGCTGAACAAACTCGTGCGTCACGTTCAGCGCCTCCTCCCAGTTGGACGTCTGAGCCGGAACGTATGGCTCAGTAA
- a CDS encoding YggS family pyridoxal phosphate-dependent enzyme: protein MTGSITERIAQIRQQLPPDVRLIAVTKRVSVEAIREAYQAGVRDFGESQVQEAAAKQDELQDLPDITWHLIGHLQSNKAKKALTQFQWIHSCDSLKLAQRLNQLACELAVSPQICLQVKIMPDPHKYGWTIPELLEALPELDQCKALQIQGLMTIPPLGLSRQETLGVFERTRDLANEIGQQNWSNLRMHQLSMGMSEDYALAIQAGATMVRLGRIIFGERGD from the coding sequence ATGACAGGCTCAATTACAGAACGTATTGCTCAGATTCGCCAACAGCTACCGCCCGACGTGCGGTTAATTGCTGTGACTAAACGAGTATCGGTAGAGGCGATACGCGAAGCCTATCAAGCTGGCGTGCGAGATTTTGGCGAGAGCCAAGTTCAAGAAGCGGCGGCTAAACAGGATGAACTGCAAGATTTGCCTGACATTACCTGGCATTTGATCGGACATCTTCAAAGCAATAAGGCAAAAAAAGCTTTAACTCAATTTCAGTGGATTCATTCCTGTGACAGCCTCAAGTTAGCCCAGCGACTGAATCAATTAGCTTGTGAGTTGGCTGTCAGTCCCCAAATCTGTCTCCAAGTCAAAATTATGCCTGATCCCCATAAATATGGTTGGACGATACCGGAATTGCTAGAGGCTTTACCTGAACTGGATCAGTGTAAGGCGTTGCAAATTCAGGGGTTAATGACGATTCCCCCCTTGGGATTGTCCCGCCAGGAAACTCTGGGTGTCTTTGAGCGGACTCGGGATCTGGCGAATGAAATTGGACAGCAAAATTGGTCGAATTTGCGAATGCATCAGCTTTCTATGGGAATGTCAGAGGATTACGCCCTAGCCATCCAAGCGGGTGCAACGATGGTACGACTCGGGCGAATTATTTTTGGTGAACGCGGGGATTAA
- the pipX gene encoding transcriptional coactivator PipX, whose product METYLNHPTFGLLFRVCMVEDNQELFTTLYAQRLFFLVTTGSNGLAFEPISRSDARHLVENRLRILRRMGASKDFEQLQKIHKQTFQ is encoded by the coding sequence ATGGAAACCTATCTAAATCATCCAACCTTTGGTTTACTTTTTCGCGTTTGCATGGTTGAAGACAACCAGGAACTGTTCACTACCCTTTACGCCCAGCGTCTATTTTTTTTGGTGACGACAGGCTCGAATGGTTTGGCGTTTGAACCGATTAGTCGTTCAGATGCTCGCCATTTAGTGGAAAATCGTCTCCGCATTCTCCGTCGTATGGGTGCATCCAAAGATTTTGAGCAGCTTCAGAAAATTCATAAGCAAACATTCCAATGA
- a CDS encoding molybdenum cofactor biosynthesis protein MoaE — translation MSIASPKKPQTNDSFAITFAPLSLADVYTLADDPANGAVVVMSGTVRNQTEGKPVVSLEYQAYEPMALRVFATIAQDIRGKWADVNRVVIHHRIGRLQIGEISVLVAVGCPHRSEAFAACKYAIDTLKHNAPIWKKEHWADGASTWVSIGACEQMNQ, via the coding sequence ATGTCTATAGCCTCTCCCAAAAAACCACAAACTAATGATAGCTTCGCCATAACCTTTGCTCCCCTATCCCTCGCCGATGTCTATACCCTCGCCGATGATCCTGCCAATGGTGCTGTCGTCGTCATGAGTGGCACTGTGCGTAACCAAACCGAAGGCAAACCCGTTGTGTCACTGGAATATCAAGCCTACGAACCCATGGCATTGCGTGTCTTTGCCACCATTGCCCAAGACATTCGAGGGAAGTGGGCTGACGTCAATCGTGTCGTCATTCACCATCGCATCGGACGCCTACAAATTGGTGAAATTAGCGTCTTGGTTGCCGTCGGCTGTCCCCATCGTTCCGAAGCCTTCGCTGCCTGTAAATATGCCATTGATACTTTAAAACATAACGCTCCCATCTGGAAAAAAGAACATTGGGCAGATGGTGCCAGCACCTGGGTGAGTATTGGCGCGTGTGAGCAAATGAATCAGTAG